Part of the Quercus robur chromosome 5, dhQueRobu3.1, whole genome shotgun sequence genome, GGCTTGTTTAGTTTAtactttcttttattgttttttgtttggtttcgTAGGAGTGGTAGGCCACGATGCATGGTTTTGCATGGCTTTTTGTATTACAGATCCTCAGCCAAGTCTCTTTCTGTATACTGtttcacttttcttcttttaatatatttctatctttgacggaaaaaaaaaaaaaaaaaggtaattaaaATGAAAGGTTTTAAGcttaattgacaaaaaaaaaaaaaaaaaaaaaaactccaaaagtGAAATTTAGTGAGTGTTTGGATCCGGCGTttctgcgtttgcgtttttctctattttttttctttttttttttccttctactgCACACTTTTTAGGGGACAAAGTTACTATTTATACACTATTTATATaatgttcatgggacccacaatcactttattcaaaaaaaaaaaatattaaaaatgagtcctacgacactatttacatatttaaaaattattttgttacagtgttctcaattttcaatttttaattttcagcaaaataaattgcATCCAAATAAACCCTTAGTCTTAAAAATATGAATGAAGATCGTTCTGACCATGTGATTGGTTTATTTCATGAATGTAGTGTGTGCAGAAAATAATTCCTGACCATTATGTCATGCACCACGACAGAACTAATCAAATGACAGCAGAAGAGTTATTCAAAGAGAAACACTCTAAACTTCTCGAGAACGCGCAAAAGTGGATAAAGGACACCTCTCAATCATGCTCTGCAGTCGCGGTCCTCGTTGCCACTGTAGTTTTCGCGGCTGCCTACACTGTCCCAGGGGGTAACGACGACACAGGCCATCCAGTTTTCCTTCACTCTCCATTCTTCCTGTTCTTCACTATCATGGACGTTCTCTCCCTTGCGAGCTCTTTGACTTCCGTTGTCATGTTCCTCTCCATTCTCTCTTCTCCATTTGAGTATGAAAATTTCCGTATATCACTTCCGCGGAAGCTGACATTAGGGTTCACGTTGCTCTTCTTCTCTGTCACAACAACCATGCTTAGTTTCGCGGCTACTATTTTGCTCATTATTCATTTTAAGAAGACATCTTGGACTACGACTGTGATTTATACTACTGCGTTCCTTCCTGTCTGTGTGTTTGCGCTTATGCAATTCCCATTGTACAAAGCATTCTCCAGTACTTTGCGAGCCCTTACCAAGAAAATATTGAAGACGGTACTTCCCCAGAAATTCACTCCTCGTTACTTGCTGACAACCATTAAGCGAAAATGGGCTTAACCTCCTCTTCCTTTTCCCATCATGAACTAAATGTCAAAAATCTTATCGATATTACTGCATTGCcatgatttatttttatgtaataaggCAATGAGAAATTAGATATTTCTCATCCCTGTGCGTGCTTTTATGAGTAATAAAGGAACTTCTTTCTAGCCAGTGACGGGacctaaaaaacatttttaggaaGCTAATTATATTAATAACTACTATCATTCCCATATGCATTGTTTCGactataaaattttagaataattttattaagaaataataaattgataatCACTTTAGTCTAAACCATATAAATTATGTAtcaagtaaaataaaaacataattctCTTCTAACTTATCAATTGTCTTATAATGACATTTTCAGCTACTTTTGAATTGTGTTATGCACTAGAAGAGCATATAAACtacttgagattttttttttaaaacctttatTTAGAGTTACATTTGAATACACATATAGCCTCTTTGATCTAAATAGGATCTCCTTAAAGAATGAGTGGATAgttgtaaaaatttaatattaaaggAGTCCTAAGGTAGAAAAAGGATATAaacaattgttaaaaaaaataataattagttcAACCAAAGTTGCAAGATCATGTTGAGGTGAGGATTCTTTTTCATTATGTAGATTTAATATTACTAGATTATAGCAATCTTGCGAAGAAATATGCTGTTGATATTTATAACATGCTACgttatagattttatttttcatgaataCTATTCAAATATCTTGTGGGTGCTAAATATAGATTCCAATATTGATATttgtaaaaaaccaaaataaaaattaattatagtgaaattaaaaaaaaaaaaaagttacatgcTCATAATGTTAAACAATCTCTTCCACACACATATAGGTTGCATTTGggatttgagaaaaattagcttattttaccttttaacttattttttgctCCTAAAGTGGGTCCCATTGCATTGTTAAGTGAGTCTCATTGCTCCAAAAGTCAgcttttagcttcttttttttaacatacttacagcaaaaagttttcaatttcagcaaaataagcagtttCCAAACAAACTCATAATATaactaacaacaaaaataaaaatgagaaatagtaacataaaaattttaaaactattcaagaaaattaatttaatttaataacacacatataaacataacacaaatacaaactatgaatagaaagatgaaatCCTTATTTTAGGagagaatacaaaatttgataattcttaagtaataaatagataaatcataaatatttatagaGGTTTATATAATGGATTTCATGGATTTAAAATTGCCTTTATGACTCATAagaaaaacctttaaaaaacaCTCTCACACAAAACAAATAAGAGAAATACATACATGTAATAGTGTGGTGATAGGTTTGATAAAGATTCTACTATGGAATTCACAAACAGCAAATTCCCTaagtaataagaaaaaaaacaaaaaaaaaaaacaaaaggagagtTAGATTTTTAATCAACATAGAAATCATAATAGAATAATAATTACTAATAATgggggagagaaaaaattgattagaaCAATAAATAGTGTTtctatccacacaaaaaaaaaaagaaaaaaaaaaggatagaagTAGccgtaaaaagaagaagaagaagaaactatGCGCAAAAATATATAAGGATATATACACTAAAAACTCTACATACATAGAGAATTTTCAATTGTGAGAAAATTATATTTCTAATCAATCTAGGAATCATAGGAGAATGAGaattattaggaaaaagatatttattaggaaaaaatggtcacaattaacatttaaaaaaggaaaaaaaatgtaaaaattatatcACTTAGGTGCATGTTtatcaagtatttttttttttttaaagaatacaTAGGGAAAAATACAAACTGAATTATAAGAGAATGAGAactattacatatatatatatatatatatatatataaggaaaaacattgtcacaattaacattttttttattaaaaaaagaacataacATAAATCTTAAATCACTTAGGATGCATGTTTATCCAGCCAAAAAACATAggaaaaaaacacatacacacacacacaaaaaccattggctatgtattttttgttattttaaatttgatgtaGTTATTTAACGCAACCATGGCTTCTAAGcccaaattttataatatagtatatgatttttaaatCCACAAAATAATACACATATAAATGTATAacttatacataaaatatatctttaaaaggatttattatatatactatttttcttgtatatatatatattatttttcttttatattaaaaaatttatttaaaatttatttatataatttaaaataaatattttcttctatTAAGTCTTatgtaattagtatttagtCTTCTTCTCcaaaagtaaatatatatatatatatatatatcgtttAAACTATATTTCCCACAACTaatattcttcaaattttttaacttaaatttttgttaaataaattatagattatagattagagtataataataattttagaaaatataaaatgtatacaaattaattaatttcaaataaattaaataataaatgtcaTCTTTGCATGTAGTAACATTTACAATGCAAAATAATAggaatataataataacaatactaaatgatatatatatatatatatatatatatatatgcattccTATTTCACTAACTCTCTTAGGACAAAAtgaagaagagttttttttttttttttgggggggggggggggggggggaatagaAAAggactttttattatatatatattgtttatgGATGATAAAGTAGAACAAGTCCAGAAATTTTAAGAGTAAAAATCATAACatgcttttttttaaatggaaaaaatatatatcaatgcATTCCTATTTCACTAACTCTCTAAGGACAAAAtgaagaagagtttttttttttttttgggaatagaaaaggaatttttattaaaaatattttcatatatatttttggaaatatattctTTAAATACTATTAAAGTTAATGAGTTATATGAAAAACTattgaatattaaaaatatatatattaatactttaattgaatgtttgtacaactttttcaaaaatatggGGGTATATTAAGTGAAATTTAGACAtattttaaatgatataattTGGATCGAGGACTCTCCCATTACAGCTTTGGAATCTCTGTAATTTGATTTAGCTCATATTAcctcttaaataaaatttgtctgttttttttttcttaagtgaAATTtagacaaaattcaaaaatcaataaaatagagaaggaagaaTTGTCCCAGAAAAAAGAGGAGGGAGAATTTTGAAAAAGCCAGAGGAGCATGGCCCTACCTCCGCCCCAATTTCGGAACTTactatgctttttctttttttttgaaaccggAACCAACTAACTTTCATTAAATCAAAAGACTAGAATCCAAATacagagcatccacagcagggGGAGGATCCTCCTTCATCCATACAATATCATTATCAGATAACCTAGCAAATTTTGCCAAAGCATGAGCAACACCATTGGCACTACACCTAACACAGCTAGTTGAGATGGATCTAAAACCTGCAGCCAAGCACCAAATATCTTCATAGATCAATCCAAGCCGAGAGAAGTTTGGTTGAGCCTGTGAAACTATCTTCATAACTAGGGCATTATCACCTTCTAGTATCACCTCCATAAACCCAGCGTCTATAGCAAATTCCAAAACATTGCAACAAGCCATCACCTCCAATTCTTCACTATTCCTCACAGCACCTCCCTTGGCAAATACAGCAGCCATAACTTCACCAATTCTTATTGCGAATAACAGCACCATATCCCGAAGTCGCACCATTATCAAAACTGGCTCCATCAAAATTCAACTTGAAGAACTCTCCTTGTGGTGGCTGCCATGCTTGACTTGCAGGGATGTGGACTAATACAGGTACACTCAGTTGGTCTTGAGCCTCAACAAACTCTTTCAAATAATCTGATGCACGTTGGTGAGACCGTGATGGGCGTTGGAAAACACCCCCATGCAACACCGTGTTCCTCTATAGCCAAATTTGCCAACAAATCACCCAAAATAAATCTCATTCCTCCAATGACAGCTTCGGCATGAGACCAGCTACTAGCTGTCTAAAATCCACTTGCTCAGTCCCAAATTTTTGAAATCTGATAGCACTACTCGCCCACACATCCTGTGCAGCCGCACACTCCCAAAGCACATGCAATACCGTTTCTGTAGCTCTATGACAGTAGCAACAACTCACATCCTCCACCACCCTTCTCCGAACCAAATTATCCCGTGTAGGCAATATATTTTGACATGCTTTCCAAGAAAAGAGTTTTACCTTATTGGGGACCTTTGCTTTCCAAACCCGTAACCATAAGGAAGTGCTTGCTCTTTGCACTGAAGTCTCTCCTGAGGAACTCTCTGCCATCTTCAATAGCTTAGCGACATGGTACCCGGACTTCACACTATAGCTGCCCTTCTTTGTAAACAACCATACCAAGGAATCTTGCACAACCCGCCTGCTCAAAGGAACCTGAAGAATAGCTTCAGCATCAAACTGATGGAATAAAGCCTGAATCCATTCTCTATCCCACTGGTGGGTCTGCCAATCTATTAAGTCTGAAACCCTCCACTCCCAAATATCCTCCTCAGGTTGGAACAAAATTTTTCTAGCTGGCTGATTAGATAACCAACAATCCTTCAGAACATGGATGGAAGCACCATTACCCACTCTCCAATAACACCCTCTCCTCAAAACCGGTTGGGCAGCCAGCAAGCTCTTCCAAACATAAGAGCTATTTTGACAATCCTTTGCCTCAAGGAACTCACACCGCGGAAAATATTTTGCCTTAAAACAATTATACAAAAGAGAGTTTTTATCTTGCAACAACCATCATCCTTGCTTTGCTAGCATAGCTAAATTAAAGGATCTAATATCTTGGAAGCCCATCCCACCTTCTTTCTTTGACTGTGTTAAAAAGCTCCAGCttttccaatgaattttcctctCTTCACCAActtggccccaccaaaatctgGCACACATAGCATCCAACTCATCACATAATTTTCCAGGCAATTGAAACACCCCCATCGTATAGGTAGGAATAGATTGAGTCACTGCTTTTATTAGAATCTCTTTCCCCGCCCTAGAAAGCAACTTTCCTTTCCAACCTTGCATCTTTTTCCAAACTCGTTCCTTAAGGAAAGCAAAAGAATCATATTTCCTCCATCCAATCAAAGTAGGCAGCCCCAAATAAGAATCAAACCTTTCCACGACCTTCACCTTCAACTTATCAATAATCCATGCTTTTTGGTCCACAGATACATTGCTGCTAAAGTAAGTAGAAGACTTCTCTAGGTTAATGCATTGGCCAGAAGCATCAGCATAAAGCTGTAGGGTATCTGAAAAAACCTGCACTTCATCTTTATTAGCCtgacaaaaaatcaaagagtcatTAGCAAAAAGCAAATTAGTTAtacgaggagcatttctacaGACTGCCACTCCATGCAACTTCCCATCTAGTTCTGCTTTAGCAAGGAGTGAGGTAAAACCTTTAGCACATATCAAAAACAGATAAGGAGATAGCGGGTCACCTTGGCGAAGACCTCTAGAAGGAATGACATTGCCATAGGCTTTTCCATTAATCCGAACAGAGAAGGATGGTGTAGAAACACACCTCATAACCCTATCCACCCAAACCTCCGGAAAACCCAATTTTATCATCATACCCATAAGAAAGCTCCATTCCACCCTGTCATAGGCCTTACTCACATCTCGCTTAAGGGCTAAAGCCCCCTTTTTCCCCTTCCTTCGAATATGCATGGCATGCAGAGTCTCATAGGCTACAAGCACATTGTCAGTAATAAGGCGACCTGGTACAAAGCActttgagaagaagaaattatCTGTGGCAAGATCAGCTTTAACCTATTCGCCACaacttttgaaataattttatatatcacATTACAAAGGCTAATCGGTCTAAAATCTGCcattttttccaatttctttaCTTTAGGAATCAGAACAATATGAGTATAATTAACATCAGGCTCCATATTACCAGAATGTAAAAAATCTAACACAGCATCAATCACCTTATTACCCACAATATGccaaattttttgataaaaaagtgCATTCATACCATCAGGTCCAAGAGCCTTTGTTGGTCCCATTTGGAACAACGCTACTTTAACTTCTTCACTGCTATATGGCCTGGAAAGCACCTCCTGCATATCATCTGTGAGTTTATTAGTAATTGTAGTAAGGCAATCTTCCATTATGTCACACGTGCTTGCTTTAAAAATATCCATGAAATAATTTGACGCCACCTCTGCCACTTCCTCAACTTCTTCCACCCATACCCCATTAGCATTCTTGATTCCCTCAATATAATTTCATCGCCGTCTTTGGGAGGCTTTGGAATGGAAAAATTTAGTGTTCTTATCTCCATATTTTAGCCAAGAAACTCGAGACCACTGCCGCCAAAATATCTCCTGCTTCAGCAATAAATCATCAAGCTGTTTGCTCACCAGTAGGAAGTCACTTCTGCTTTCTTCAGTCAACTCACATTCATTCATCAATTCCAATTTCTTTTGTAGCCTCTTAATCTCCTCAGTTTCTGGTTTGTTCTTTGAAGAACCCCAAGCATACAATTCAGCCCCAAAAGTTTGGATACAGTCCCTAACACCCCTCAAACCTGAGTTGTAACCACCACCTTTTGCCCATGCCTCAGTCACGACTTCCTCACAATCATCCCACAACAACCAATTCTCTTCAAACTTGAAGCCACCAAACCCCCTTCCTCTAACTTGCCGATCCTTcatagttttcaacaaaataggTAAATGATCAGAAGCATGGCTGAACAAATGAGACACCGAACTTGCAGGAAATTTTTCCATCCACATCCTATTAGCCGTAGCTCTATCCAGCCTTTGTTTTGTATGGGCTGAACCTGGCCGCCTATTAGTCCATGTAAATTTATGCCCAGGAAACACCAAATCAACCAGCCCACAATCTTCCAAAGCAACCCGAAAATCCTCCATCTGATTATAATAAGGTGCATGGGCACTTTGCTTCTCAGATGCATGAAGAATGGCATTAAAATCACCTATACAACACCAAGGACCCTCAATGAAAGACCGCAGATGAGTTAAAAGAGCCCATGACTTCCGCTTTTCATTTGCCTCTGGCCATCCATAGAACCCTGTGAGGTGCCACACAAAACCATCGTCTTCCACTACCTTTGCTAAAATATGGTTATCGGTAAAATTAATAACATCTAAGTTCATCTCCTCTTTCCACAGTAATGCCAACCCACCACCCGAATTTGGCTTTTTCagaatcaatttatttttaaaaggtaagTCACCACAATGCTTCTTAAAACCATTTTTATCTAACCTTGTTTCCTTCAAGAAACATACATTATGAACTTGTTCCCTCACTAATTTGTGAAGGCTTTGAACTGTCCaaaggttcccaagcccttagCAGTTCCAACTTAAGAGCCTCATTGCTCTCGGCAAGGGTGATTCAACACCCCTGCCACTTCTAACATGTGTAAATCCTCACCAATCTTCCCCCTCTTGCCTGTACTCATTGTATCTTTTGCCTCCCCATCAGCACCCATAGCTAGCATGTTCCTTTTCCCCAATATGGACCTAGCTCCTTCTTTAAATAATTCCACAGGCCCAACATCCATACGGGCCAACCTAGTCCATGTGGATTGTTTTTTAAGTTTGCTCAGCCCAGCCCCTTCTACAATGCTTTGCACGTGCTCTGGTTGAAGTGATAGCACCAATTCAGTCCCCTCATCAACACTTGAATTTGGAACACCTAAAACTAAGGAGCAAGTGTCTCTGTTTTCCTTATCCAACCTTTCAAGCCCATGATTCTCGGCCCTAACCTTGTGATGTGCCAAATCATCTCCACCCAAACCGGTTGCAACTTCCCCAACTGCCGTCCCTATTTTGCACTGGTTGCTATCCTCACCTCCGCTGCTCTCCTCCCCCATCGCCATACTCTGCGAACCCTGAGTACCCTCCCTCGCTTCATGGACATTATCACGCTTAGTATCCTTCCCAAACCCCCTTCCTTATGGTGATCGTGCCCTTCCTCCCATAGCCTTCAGCCAATCGCCATAGCCACACTCCACAGCAGCTCCAGTTTTTCTTTTACAGAAATACTTAGCACAGTAACGGAGATCATGCCCTATGAGGCCACAGTAATGGCAAAAGACAGGCAAGCATTCATACTTGAAGTTTACCCAATGTTTCCTCCCATCCGACCCTGCCAGAAAAGCCCCTCGCCTTATCTCTTTTTCTAACGGAATCGCAACCTTAACCCGcataaaaaagttttgactCTCATTGATGCGCCGCTTCTCAACTTCCAAAACCTTACCCAACCGGTTCCCTACCTCCTCTGCTACCCGAGAAGTTCTCATGTCAAAAGGAGGCCCTCAAATTTGAACCCACAAAGATATGGATTCAAACTTGACATTCGTCGCCGTCATCCCCAACTCCCATCTGGTTAACAACAATGCTTGATTATCAAAACACCAAAGACCACCGGTATATACTCTGTCCAACTCAAACTCTGATCTAAACTTGAATTGAAATAGGTTTTACCCCACCTCAGCAACCTGCACACCATCTTCCAACCCCCATGCTTTTTTGATTGTACTTAGTGCTACTCTTTTATTAAACGGTTTGCAGGTTAAGAACTTACCAATAAGACTCAAAGCACAACTTTCCAACTCTTCTCTTCGACCTTCATCTGATATTGGAATAGTCTCTTCTTCCTCCAAAGTTAATGTCATCTTCTCTAGAAATTGTGAGACGTCGTCTGCCGTGGCTGTATAATCcgcaaaagaaaaggaaaagaaaggcaGCCCCTTAGGAAACCCTAAAAGAGAGAGCTCTCATAGTCGAGAGAGAAAACTCCTACAAACGAGGAGAGAATGTTGATGATCTCAATCTTGAAATCTTCTCGAACTTACTAtgctttgaattttgaatttgtcaaaataatTTGCACTACAAGcatatgttatatttttgttttcaagtaTTGAGGTCTTAATGCAGAAAAAATCATCTACATTTAAAATTTGTCCATTTCCTGGTATCCATTAATGTTAAGATTTccttaaatattttcaaatggaTTAGGATAAcaccaacatatatatatatatatatatatatatatatatacactaaatgttttccaaatatttgtttttttttggggggtaggGGGGGGGGAGGGCCCCTTCGGTCCTAATGTGGCTCCTCCACTACAT contains:
- the LOC126728691 gene encoding ankyrin repeat-containing protein NPR4-like, which translates into the protein MKVKHTLALKLTKTLAEVDTTWIQLHNPTTENIAIHVGCPSLDEGQTEEEQTEEEQTDQTSYTPLLIAASKGIVEIVDSVILVKPQGIEHVTPPLTRRLASRIDKKGYTILHHVADMKNYDRGPQPGPAFQLQEELKWFECVQKIIPDHYVMHHDRTNQMTAEELFKEKHSKLLENAQKWIKDTSQSCSAVAVLVATVVFAAAYTVPGGNDDTGHPVFLHSPFFLFFTIMDVLSLASSLTSVVMFLSILSSPFEYENFRISLPRKLTLGFTLLFFSVTTTMLSFAATILLIIHFKKTSWTTTVIYTTAFLPVCVFALMQFPLYKAFSSTLRALTKKILKTVLPQKFTPRYLLTTIKRKWA
- the LOC126728692 gene encoding uncharacterized protein LOC126728692 — its product is MAMGEESSGGEDSNQCKIGTAVGEVATGLGGDDLAHHKVRAENHGLERLDKENRDTCSLVLGVPNSSVDEGTELVLSLQPEHVQSIVEGAGLSKLKKQSTWTRLARMDVGPVELFKEGARSILGKRNMLAMGADGEAKDTMSTGKRGKIVQSLHKLVREQVHNVCFLKETRLDKNGFKKHCGDLPFKNKLILKKPNSGGGLALLWKEEMNLDVINFTDNHILAKVVEDDGFVWHLTGFYGWPEANEKRKSWALLTHLRSFIEGPWCCIGDFNAILHASEKQSAHAPYYNQMEDFRVALEDCGLVDLVFPGHKFTWTNRRPGSAHTKQRLDRATANRMWMEKFPASSVSHLFSHASDHLPILLKTMKDRQVRGRGFGGFKFEENWLLWDDCEEVVTEAWAKGGGYNSGLRGVRDCIQTFGAELYAWGSSKNKPETEEIKRLQKKLELMNECELTEESRSDFLLEVLSRPYSSEEVKVALFQMGPTKALGPDGMNALFYQKIWHIVGNKVIDAVLDFLHSGNMEPDVNYTHIVLIPKVKADLATDNFFFSKCFVPGRLITDNVLVAYETLHAMHIRRKGKKGALALKRDVSKAYDRVEWSFLMGMMIKLGFPEVWVDRVMRCVSTPSFSVRINGKAYGNVIPSRGLRQGDPLSPYLFLICAKGFTSLLAKAELDGKLHGVAANKDEVQVFSDTLQLYADASGQCINLEKSSTYFSSNVSVDQKAWIIDKLKVKVVERFDSYLGLPTLIGWRKYDSFAFLKERVWKKMQGWKGKLLSRAGKEILIKAVTQSIPTYTMGVFQLPGKLCDELDAMCARFWWGQAKYFPRCEFLEAKDCQNSSYVWKSLLAAQPVLRRGCYWRVGNGASIHVLKDCWLSNQPARKILFQPEEDIWEWRVSDLIDWQTHQWDREWIQALFHQFDAEAILQVPLSRRVVQDSLVWLFTKKGSYSVKSGYHVAKLLKMAESSSGETSVQRASTSLWLRVWKAKVPNKRNTVLHGGVFQRPSRSHQRASDYLKEFVEAQDQLSVPVLVHIPASQAWQPPQGEFFKLNFDGASFDNGATSGYGAVIRNKNW